The Rickettsiales bacterium genome includes a region encoding these proteins:
- the thiL gene encoding thiamine-phosphate kinase, whose amino-acid sequence MDEFSIISKYFKPLATKFIGSLALSDDAAIISPPENCELVITKDAITQGIHFIGNEPPELIAGKALRVNLSDLAAMGATPFCYFLALMLPRDFPHPSPLPEGEGTYYWIEKFTEGLKDTQEKFNISLAGGDTTSTEGNLTISITAIGAVPNGKALRRDGAKVGDDIYVSGTLGDSALGLELLLSHQEQSKDFAKRGQQTESVLSYASWDFQEKIPEAIIKEKNLINRYLIPQPRLELGIALRDIATSAMDISDGLAQDIGHICSASGVGAIIHADKIPNSGADIQTTISGGDDYELLFTAPPDKKNIIEELSKKLSLQITNIGKTTDENKVKILDENNNIIELHKKGFTHF is encoded by the coding sequence ATGGATGAGTTTTCTATCATCTCTAAATATTTCAAACCGCTTGCCACTAAATTTATCGGAAGCCTTGCTTTATCCGATGACGCGGCGATAATCTCGCCACCTGAAAATTGTGAACTAGTTATAACCAAAGACGCTATTACTCAGGGTATACATTTTATTGGAAACGAACCACCTGAACTTATCGCCGGTAAAGCCCTTAGGGTTAATTTGTCAGACCTAGCGGCAATGGGAGCGACACCATTTTGCTATTTTCTTGCCCTGATGTTACCCAGAGATTTCCCTCACCCTAGCCCTCTCCCAGAGGGAGAGGGAACATATTACTGGATTGAGAAATTCACGGAAGGGCTAAAAGATACGCAAGAAAAGTTCAATATTTCACTAGCAGGCGGAGACACCACGTCAACTGAGGGAAACCTTACTATATCCATTACCGCTATCGGAGCTGTTCCGAATGGAAAAGCCCTCAGGCGCGATGGCGCTAAAGTAGGAGATGATATTTATGTATCAGGAACATTGGGTGATAGCGCGCTGGGGCTGGAGTTGCTTTTATCACACCAAGAACAGTCAAAAGATTTTGCGAAACGAGGTCAGCAGACCGAGTCAGTCCTGAGCTATGCCTCATGGGATTTTCAGGAGAAAATACCGGAGGCAATCATAAAAGAAAAAAACCTCATCAATCGTTATCTAATCCCCCAACCACGCCTAGAGTTAGGAATAGCGTTACGAGACATCGCAACCAGCGCGATGGATATTTCCGACGGGCTGGCGCAGGATATAGGACATATCTGCTCAGCATCTGGTGTTGGAGCTATTATACATGCGGATAAAATACCAAACTCAGGAGCGGATATACAAACCACCATAAGTGGCGGCGACGATTATGAGCTACTATTTACCGCTCCACCTGATAAAAAAAATATTATCGAAGAATTATCAAAAAAACTTTCACTACAAATCACCAATATCGGGAAAACAACCGATGAAAACAAAGTAAAAATACTTGATGAAAATAATAATATTATAGAATTACACAAGAAAGGATTTACGCATTTTTAG
- the bamE gene encoding outer membrane protein assembly factor BamE translates to MNKKHTVKLTAIIGFIFLSSCSPKVEDRGYVKSENWKDEIKLGETSKNEVLGRFGSPSAKSTFGKETWYYISARKEAVAFMAADVVEQDTVSLSFNDSGVVDGIKFYNKDNAKDIEMVGRTTPTEGHSLSFIDQTLGNLGRFNNPNGTARNANRRPY, encoded by the coding sequence ATGAATAAAAAACATACAGTTAAGCTTACAGCTATTATAGGATTCATCTTCCTTTCCTCCTGCTCACCTAAAGTTGAGGATAGAGGTTATGTGAAATCCGAGAACTGGAAAGACGAGATAAAACTTGGCGAAACCAGTAAGAATGAAGTTCTCGGCAGGTTCGGCTCACCATCAGCCAAGTCAACATTTGGCAAGGAAACATGGTATTATATATCAGCTCGCAAGGAAGCGGTGGCGTTTATGGCAGCCGATGTCGTTGAGCAAGATACTGTAAGCCTAAGCTTTAATGACAGTGGCGTAGTTGACGGAATAAAATTCTATAACAAGGATAACGCTAAAGACATAGAAATGGTAGGTAGAACCACCCCAACCGAAGGGCATTCTTTAAGCTTTATAGATCAAACTCTAGGTAATCTTGGAAGATTCAACAATCCAAATGGTACCGCGCGCAATGCAAACCGTAGACCTTACTAA
- a CDS encoding YifB family Mg chelatase-like AAA ATPase, giving the protein MVARVTTVAFEGIEARTVDVQVQLSSGIPVFTIVGLPDKAVAESRERVRAAIHSLGLALPAKRIVVNLAPADILKEGSHFDLPIAIGILVSMGVLAEDEIDSYLALGELALDASLLPVSGVLPAAMLALEKDKGLICPKECGSEAVWSGIGDILAPSSLLALINHFKGTQVLTMPERGVAATSVFGIDMAEVRGQYSARRALEVAAAGGHNMLMIGAPGAGKSMLASCLPSILPLMDSQEILEVSMINSIAGKLAGGNLSRLRPFRDPHHSASPAAMVGGGKRALPGEISLAHNGVLFLDELPEFPRAVLESLRQPLETGTVSVARAQAHVTYPARFQLIAAMNPCRCGYLGDESRACNKAPRCAADYQGKISGPLLDRFDMVIEVPEVSTLDMLNTSGGESSAIVAKRISEARELQKIRFRDVKILRRTNSDLSGDMLRELVITDEKAECILKQSVEKLRLSMRGYSRVLRVARTIADLEKSEIVRQNHVAEAVSYRQMWFGRQVEFS; this is encoded by the coding sequence ATGGTCGCGCGCGTAACAACGGTTGCTTTTGAGGGAATAGAAGCACGCACAGTTGATGTGCAGGTTCAACTATCATCAGGGATACCGGTTTTTACTATTGTTGGCTTGCCGGACAAGGCGGTCGCTGAGTCCCGTGAGCGAGTGCGGGCAGCGATACATTCTCTGGGGCTTGCTCTGCCTGCTAAAAGGATAGTGGTAAATCTCGCACCGGCGGATATTCTTAAAGAAGGAAGCCATTTTGATTTGCCGATAGCCATCGGGATTTTGGTTAGTATGGGAGTGCTCGCTGAAGATGAGATAGACTCTTATCTGGCGCTTGGCGAGTTGGCGCTTGATGCTAGTTTGCTTCCAGTATCCGGCGTTCTTCCGGCGGCGATGCTGGCTTTGGAAAAAGACAAAGGACTTATTTGTCCAAAAGAATGTGGGAGTGAGGCGGTATGGTCTGGGATTGGCGATATTTTAGCTCCATCTTCGCTGCTTGCGCTTATTAATCATTTTAAGGGTACGCAGGTTCTAACTATGCCAGAGCGAGGTGTTGCCGCGACTTCCGTATTTGGTATTGATATGGCGGAGGTAAGGGGACAGTATAGCGCGAGAAGAGCGCTTGAAGTAGCCGCTGCTGGTGGTCATAACATGCTGATGATCGGCGCGCCGGGGGCTGGTAAATCTATGCTAGCGTCTTGTTTGCCGAGTATTTTGCCGCTGATGGACTCGCAGGAAATTTTAGAAGTAAGTATGATAAATAGTATAGCTGGAAAGCTTGCTGGTGGTAATTTATCACGTTTACGACCATTTCGGGATCCGCACCACTCCGCGTCTCCGGCGGCGATGGTTGGCGGTGGTAAACGGGCGCTTCCCGGTGAGATTTCTCTTGCTCATAATGGAGTGCTGTTTTTGGATGAATTACCGGAATTTCCTCGTGCTGTGCTGGAGTCGTTACGTCAGCCACTGGAAACTGGGACTGTGTCGGTAGCAAGAGCACAGGCGCATGTTACCTATCCCGCGCGTTTTCAGTTAATAGCGGCGATGAATCCCTGTCGTTGCGGTTATCTTGGCGATGAGAGCAGGGCGTGTAATAAAGCGCCACGTTGTGCCGCTGATTATCAGGGGAAAATATCAGGACCATTGCTTGACCGGTTTGATATGGTAATTGAGGTGCCAGAGGTATCCACTCTTGATATGCTAAATACCAGCGGTGGGGAGTCTAGCGCAATTGTGGCAAAAAGAATATCGGAAGCACGGGAGCTACAGAAAATACGTTTTCGTGATGTAAAAATTTTGCGACGCACAAATTCTGATTTGAGTGGTGATATGTTAAGGGAATTGGTGATTACTGACGAAAAAGCCGAGTGTATATTAAAGCAATCGGTTGAGAAGCTGCGCCTATCAATGCGTGGTTATAGTCGGGTGTTAAGAGTGGCAAGAACCATAGCTGATCTTGAAAAAAGCGAGATTGTAAGGCAAAACCATGTGGCTGAGGCTGTCTCATACCGTCAGATGTGGTTTGGTAGGCAGGTGGAGTTTTCCTAA
- a CDS encoding Maf family protein, translated as MRNRFILASASPRRLQLLKQIGISPDEVIAANIDESVRKQEIPEVYVLRMAMEKARAIVSDYPKSLVLAADTIVVCGRRILGKADDEKEAEKYLRLLSGCRHRVYSSVCIINNGKEHTVTVVSRVKMARLHDKDISAYIKTGNWQGKAGAYAIQEGAEEFITWINGSYSNIVGLPLYETSRLLKRAQWSRA; from the coding sequence GTGAGAAATAGATTTATACTTGCGTCAGCCTCGCCACGTCGTTTGCAATTGCTTAAGCAAATAGGAATATCGCCTGATGAGGTTATCGCCGCTAATATTGATGAGTCTGTGAGAAAACAAGAAATACCGGAAGTCTATGTCTTGCGGATGGCTATGGAAAAAGCAAGGGCGATAGTATCTGATTATCCTAAAAGTTTAGTTCTGGCGGCTGATACTATAGTGGTTTGTGGTAGACGTATTTTAGGTAAGGCTGATGATGAGAAGGAAGCGGAAAAATATTTACGCTTACTTTCTGGGTGCAGGCATCGGGTTTATAGTTCGGTATGTATTATAAATAATGGCAAAGAACATACTGTTACGGTGGTAAGCAGGGTAAAAATGGCACGGTTGCATGATAAAGATATATCGGCTTATATAAAAACAGGGAATTGGCAGGGGAAGGCGGGAGCCTACGCTATTCAAGAGGGCGCGGAGGAGTTTATCACATGGATTAACGGCTCTTACTCAAATATTGTGGGTTTGCCGTTATATGAAACGTCACGTTTGCTAAAGAGGGCTCAATGGTCGCGCGCGTAA
- the murA gene encoding UDP-N-acetylglucosamine 1-carboxyvinyltransferase: MDKIKVTGGVRLNGEIQISGAKNAALPLMAASILTDDVITLSNVPYLADIVTMAKLLGQHGVDISFPDSSGSSVGDGGKVVSLCAKNVSNLTAPYELVRTMRASVLVLGPLLARFKAAKVSLPGGCAIGTRPIDLHLKALEQMGAVVELKDGYVHAHTDDRLKGAEINFEKVSVGATENILMAACLADGVTILRNAACEPEIYDLAQCLIKMGAMIEGAGTDTIKITGVEKLSGCEHRVIFDRIEAGSFAAAAAITGGSIELIGADINYMQAVVEKFTDAGIEIVKTERGIKVNGNGKIKCIDLMTQPYPSFPTDMQAQMMALLCVADGASMITETIFENRYMHVPELIRMGAKIVVHGASAMIRGVDELRGAEVMATDLRASISLVIAALAAKGETVIHRVYHLDRGYERLEEKLSACGAKIERISDRSGSKNIISEAA; this comes from the coding sequence ATGGATAAGATAAAAGTAACCGGTGGGGTTAGGCTCAACGGAGAGATTCAGATTTCTGGCGCGAAGAACGCCGCTCTTCCGCTTATGGCGGCGAGCATTCTTACTGATGATGTTATTACCCTCTCAAATGTCCCGTATCTTGCTGATATTGTGACAATGGCAAAGCTTCTTGGTCAGCATGGTGTTGATATATCTTTCCCAGACAGTTCAGGCTCTTCTGTTGGAGATGGTGGGAAGGTAGTTTCTTTGTGCGCGAAAAATGTGAGTAACTTGACTGCTCCGTATGAGTTGGTAAGGACGATGAGAGCGTCGGTATTAGTGCTAGGACCATTGCTTGCAAGGTTCAAGGCAGCGAAGGTTTCTTTGCCGGGTGGCTGCGCTATTGGGACAAGACCGATAGATTTGCATCTTAAAGCGCTTGAGCAGATGGGAGCTGTTGTTGAGTTAAAAGATGGCTATGTTCACGCGCATACCGATGATAGACTTAAAGGCGCGGAAATAAATTTTGAGAAAGTATCAGTAGGGGCAACGGAAAATATTTTAATGGCGGCATGCCTTGCTGATGGGGTTACTATATTGCGTAACGCGGCTTGCGAGCCGGAGATTTATGATTTAGCACAGTGCCTTATAAAAATGGGAGCGATGATTGAGGGAGCTGGAACTGATACCATTAAGATTACTGGAGTAGAGAAGCTTTCCGGTTGTGAACATAGAGTTATTTTTGACCGGATTGAAGCAGGATCTTTCGCCGCCGCTGCCGCTATTACCGGAGGTAGTATTGAGCTTATTGGCGCGGATATTAACTATATGCAGGCAGTGGTAGAAAAATTTACCGATGCTGGTATTGAAATTGTAAAAACCGAGCGTGGTATTAAAGTAAATGGTAATGGTAAGATTAAATGTATTGACTTAATGACTCAGCCATACCCTAGTTTTCCAACTGACATGCAGGCACAGATGATGGCGCTTTTATGTGTGGCGGATGGAGCGTCAATGATTACGGAGACTATTTTTGAGAATCGTTATATGCATGTTCCCGAACTTATTAGAATGGGAGCAAAGATAGTGGTGCATGGCGCAAGCGCGATGATTCGTGGAGTAGATGAATTGAGAGGAGCAGAGGTTATGGCGACCGACTTGCGGGCTTCTATATCGCTGGTGATCGCCGCACTTGCCGCGAAAGGTGAGACGGTTATTCATAGAGTTTATCATTTGGATCGTGGCTATGAGAGGCTGGAAGAAAAATTATCAGCGTGTGGCGCAAAGATTGAGCGGATAAGCGATCGCTCCGGTAGTAAGAATATTATCTCAGAAGCGGCGTAG
- a CDS encoding UPF0262 family protein, whose protein sequence is MKPERIANITLDESSMKKRSKEAENERDLAISDILDENCFEPRCMKSGPYDVHLSIEEGKLVLGVYSPAEGKDAKVILSVAPLRGIIRDYFMIFESYQAAISSGNPSKIEAIDMGRRGIHNEGSERLQDILRDRIVVDMPTARRLFTLICVLHIR, encoded by the coding sequence ATGAAACCAGAAAGAATAGCAAATATTACGCTTGATGAAAGCAGCATGAAGAAACGTTCAAAAGAAGCGGAAAATGAGCGTGATCTAGCTATTTCCGATATTTTGGATGAAAATTGTTTTGAACCACGCTGTATGAAAAGTGGTCCGTATGATGTTCATCTGTCAATTGAGGAAGGTAAGCTGGTGCTTGGAGTTTATTCTCCGGCGGAAGGGAAAGACGCTAAGGTTATATTGTCGGTTGCTCCTCTTAGAGGGATTATTCGTGACTATTTTATGATTTTTGAGAGCTATCAGGCGGCTATATCATCAGGTAACCCCAGTAAGATAGAGGCAATTGATATGGGTAGGCGTGGTATCCATAATGAAGGATCTGAGAGATTACAGGATATATTAAGAGATAGGATAGTGGTTGATATGCCAACCGCTAGAAGATTATTTACACTTATTTGTGTTTTGCATATAAGGTAG
- a CDS encoding NAD(P)/FAD-dependent oxidoreductase, protein MQNFETDIVIIGAGPVGLFAIFEAGMLKLRCHVVDALDIAGGQCSALYPEKPIYDIPAHPTILAQELIDKLQAQAAPFNPVYHLGQTVDKVQKTGNGWSIVTSKNTTINCKAIIIAAGCGAFGPNRPPLANIEEYEGNSVFYLVKKREDFRDKKVVIAGGGDSAVDWAISLSELTEKLYIVHRRAKFRCAPESADKLKQLADSGKIEMVVPYQLDSLEGNEGKLSSVIVSTLEGEKRALEADILLPFFGLSMELGAIANWGLNIENKHIKVTLPHMETSEQGIFAIGDIATYEGKLKLILSGFAEAAQAVHAARALIYPDEILHFEYSTTSGVPTS, encoded by the coding sequence ATGCAAAATTTTGAGACAGACATAGTAATCATTGGCGCGGGACCAGTCGGGCTTTTCGCCATATTTGAGGCAGGAATGCTCAAGCTACGCTGCCATGTGGTAGACGCTCTTGATATCGCTGGCGGGCAATGTAGCGCGCTTTATCCTGAAAAACCGATTTATGATATACCCGCTCACCCTACCATTCTAGCTCAGGAGCTAATTGATAAATTACAAGCGCAAGCCGCCCCTTTTAATCCGGTTTACCATTTGGGACAAACCGTAGACAAAGTGCAAAAAACAGGGAATGGCTGGAGCATTGTCACCTCAAAAAATACCACGATAAATTGTAAGGCAATAATAATAGCCGCCGGTTGTGGAGCATTTGGTCCTAACCGCCCACCACTTGCCAACATTGAGGAATATGAGGGAAATAGCGTATTTTATCTGGTAAAAAAACGCGAGGACTTCCGAGATAAAAAAGTGGTTATCGCTGGTGGTGGTGACAGCGCGGTGGATTGGGCGATTTCCCTATCCGAGCTTACCGAAAAACTTTACATAGTGCATCGCAGAGCAAAATTCCGCTGCGCTCCTGAATCCGCCGATAAATTAAAACAATTAGCGGATAGTGGAAAAATAGAAATGGTCGTGCCATACCAGCTAGACTCTCTGGAAGGAAATGAAGGAAAGCTCTCATCGGTAATCGTATCCACATTAGAGGGAGAAAAACGAGCTTTAGAAGCGGATATTTTACTACCATTCTTCGGGCTTTCTATGGAACTTGGCGCGATAGCAAACTGGGGACTTAATATTGAGAACAAACATATAAAAGTCACCCTTCCCCATATGGAAACCTCTGAACAGGGAATTTTCGCTATTGGTGACATAGCCACTTATGAAGGAAAACTAAAACTTATCCTCTCCGGTTTCGCCGAAGCCGCGCAAGCAGTTCACGCCGCCCGTGCTTTAATTTATCCAGATGAGATATTACATTTTGAATACTCAACCACTAGCGGAGTGCCAACATCATGA
- the infA gene encoding translation initiation factor IF-1 — translation MSKEELLEFSGKVTELLPNATFRVELENGHMVIAHTSGKMRKNRIRVLAGDKVVVEMTPYDLTKGRIKFREK, via the coding sequence ATGTCTAAGGAAGAATTATTAGAATTTTCGGGCAAGGTAACGGAGTTATTGCCAAATGCCACTTTTCGTGTTGAGTTGGAAAATGGGCATATGGTGATTGCTCATACCTCTGGTAAAATGCGCAAAAACCGTATACGTGTGCTTGCCGGTGATAAGGTGGTGGTGGAGATGACCCCTTATGATCTGACTAAAGGACGCATTAAATTCCGTGAGAAATAG
- the hisG gene encoding ATP phosphoribosyltransferase — protein MTSKIVIAIAKGRIQEEAVPLLRSAGIFPEESFFDENTRQLQFSCKDSNISIIRVRSFDVPTFVAFGGAHLGIAGSDVLMEFDYGDIYTPLNLDIGHCRLSVATAFNSEYIDLARVSHIRVATKYPRLTSDYFAGKGIQAECIKLSGAMELAPALGLSPYIVDLVSSGKTLAANDLKEVEKIMDVSSRLIVNRTAFKTKTSEISELIENFRKAVEYD, from the coding sequence ATGACATCAAAAATAGTAATAGCTATCGCTAAGGGGCGCATTCAAGAGGAAGCGGTACCATTGCTTAGAAGTGCTGGTATTTTTCCTGAGGAGTCGTTTTTTGATGAGAATACTAGGCAATTACAGTTCTCCTGTAAGGATTCTAATATATCAATTATAAGAGTTAGAAGTTTTGACGTTCCTACTTTCGTTGCTTTCGGCGGAGCGCATTTAGGAATAGCCGGTAGTGATGTGTTGATGGAATTTGATTATGGTGATATTTATACTCCGCTTAATCTTGATATAGGTCATTGCCGTCTGTCGGTGGCGACTGCTTTTAATAGTGAGTATATTGATCTCGCGCGGGTAAGTCACATTAGGGTAGCGACAAAATATCCAAGACTTACCAGTGATTATTTCGCTGGGAAGGGTATCCAAGCCGAATGTATAAAACTTAGTGGAGCTATGGAGTTGGCTCCTGCTCTTGGACTATCGCCTTATATAGTTGATTTGGTAAGCTCAGGAAAAACACTTGCCGCTAATGACTTAAAAGAAGTTGAGAAGATAATGGATGTGTCTTCCCGATTGATAGTAAATCGTACCGCTTTCAAAACAAAAACTAGTGAGATTAGTGAATTAATTGAAAACTTCCGTAAGGCGGTGGAGTATGATTAG
- the hisD gene encoding histidinol dehydrogenase → MIRLYASGGDFKRKMTEVFSARMSGDGDVSSVVSSIIDKVRSQGDKALFAYTKEFDSFDVTVENIRVTEKEKADAIALCSPELMKSLKMAAARIADYSKRQMPENLDYVDDVGVRLGHRWIPLDSAGLYVPGGLASYPSSVLMNAVIAKVAGVKRLVAVVPAPQGKLNPAVLAAAHVAGIDEIYKVGGAQAVAALAYGTDIIKAVDKIVGPGNAYVAEAKRQVFGKVGIDMIAGPSEILVIADDDNNPKWVAADLLSQAEHDAMAQAVLITDNEEFADKVITNVESILQDLPRRDIAGKSWVEHGVVIIVDDIRQAADISNEIAPEHLELMIRNPDELLPLLRHAGAIFLGSHTPEAIGDYIAGPSHVLPTSGTARFSSGLSVFDFLKRSSIIGCSEDAFKKLSHYTSTLADAEGLAAHSLSVNMRNYD, encoded by the coding sequence ATGATTAGGCTCTACGCTTCTGGTGGTGACTTCAAGCGGAAAATGACAGAAGTTTTTTCCGCACGTATGTCTGGTGATGGTGATGTAAGCTCGGTAGTATCTAGTATTATTGATAAAGTAAGGTCTCAGGGAGATAAAGCTTTATTCGCCTATACTAAGGAGTTTGATAGCTTTGATGTCACGGTGGAAAATATTAGAGTAACCGAAAAAGAAAAGGCTGATGCTATAGCTCTTTGTTCGCCGGAGCTTATGAAGTCGCTGAAGATGGCGGCAGCTAGGATAGCCGACTACAGCAAGCGGCAAATGCCAGAAAATTTGGATTATGTTGATGATGTTGGAGTAAGGCTTGGTCATCGCTGGATTCCTCTTGATAGTGCGGGTCTTTATGTTCCTGGTGGTCTTGCCTCTTATCCTAGCTCGGTATTAATGAATGCTGTTATAGCAAAAGTAGCTGGTGTTAAAAGGTTGGTCGCTGTTGTTCCAGCTCCACAGGGGAAATTAAATCCAGCGGTGCTTGCCGCCGCTCATGTCGCTGGTATTGATGAGATATATAAGGTTGGTGGCGCGCAGGCGGTTGCCGCTCTTGCTTACGGCACTGATATTATAAAAGCGGTTGATAAGATAGTAGGACCAGGAAACGCTTATGTAGCGGAAGCTAAGCGACAGGTTTTCGGCAAGGTTGGAATTGATATGATAGCTGGACCTTCAGAGATATTGGTTATAGCTGATGATGATAATAATCCTAAATGGGTGGCGGCAGATCTTTTATCACAGGCGGAGCATGACGCAATGGCGCAAGCGGTGCTTATAACTGATAATGAGGAATTCGCTGATAAAGTGATTACGAATGTGGAAAGTATTTTGCAAGATTTGCCACGTCGTGACATAGCGGGAAAATCGTGGGTTGAGCATGGGGTGGTGATTATTGTAGATGACATTCGGCAGGCGGCTGATATAAGTAATGAGATAGCTCCTGAGCATTTGGAGCTTATGATTAGGAATCCTGATGAGTTGTTGCCGCTACTGCGGCATGCTGGCGCGATATTTCTTGGTAGTCACACGCCAGAAGCGATAGGTGATTATATAGCCGGACCTTCGCATGTTCTGCCAACTTCTGGCACGGCTCGTTTTTCATCTGGTCTTAGTGTGTTTGATTTCCTAAAACGTAGTTCAATAATTGGTTGCTCTGAGGATGCTTTTAAGAAATTAAGTCATTATACCTCTACCCTTGCTGACGCGGAAGGGCTCGCCGCTCACAGTTTGTCAGTAAATATGCGTAACTATGATTAA
- the folD gene encoding bifunctional methylenetetrahydrofolate dehydrogenase/methenyltetrahydrofolate cyclohydrolase FolD, whose product METKIIDGKAFAEKLRSDIKKRVEKLKAETGSTAGLAVLLVGNDPASEVYVRNKGKQTIEAGMRSFEYQLPETTSEAELLKKIDELNNNPEVHGILVQLPLPKHINEEAVINAISPQKDVDGFNILNVGKLATGSEGFVPCTPLGCLMLLKDFLGDLSGKNAVVIGRSNIVGKPMANLLLKESCTVTIAHSKTKDLPALLKNTDIVVAAVGRPNMVKGQWLKQGAVIIDVGINRITLENGKTKLVGDVDFASCQGIASAITPVPGGVGPMTIACLLENTYRACVKQLSIPSPSGRGLG is encoded by the coding sequence ATGGAAACTAAGATAATTGATGGTAAAGCTTTTGCCGAGAAATTACGTAGTGACATCAAAAAACGTGTAGAAAAACTAAAAGCGGAAACAGGTAGCACCGCTGGTCTGGCAGTGCTATTGGTGGGAAATGATCCCGCCAGCGAGGTTTATGTCCGCAATAAAGGTAAGCAAACGATAGAAGCAGGCATGCGGTCATTTGAATATCAACTGCCAGAAACCACCAGCGAAGCGGAGTTACTTAAAAAAATTGATGAGCTTAATAATAATCCTGAAGTTCATGGAATATTGGTGCAGCTTCCACTACCGAAACATATAAATGAGGAAGCGGTAATAAACGCCATTTCACCACAAAAAGATGTTGATGGTTTTAATATCCTAAATGTTGGCAAACTAGCGACTGGCAGTGAAGGCTTTGTCCCATGCACACCACTAGGTTGCTTGATGTTACTTAAGGATTTTTTAGGAGATTTATCCGGCAAAAACGCGGTAGTAATCGGGCGCTCTAACATTGTCGGCAAACCAATGGCGAATTTACTGCTTAAAGAGAGCTGCACAGTAACCATTGCCCACTCAAAGACCAAAGATTTACCCGCCCTGCTTAAAAACACCGATATTGTGGTCGCCGCCGTTGGTCGCCCAAACATGGTAAAAGGACAGTGGCTTAAACAAGGGGCGGTGATTATTGATGTCGGGATTAACCGAATCACCTTAGAAAATGGTAAAACCAAGCTGGTTGGTGACGTTGATTTCGCAAGCTGTCAGGGTATCGCTTCCGCTATAACCCCTGTACCAGGTGGCGTTGGTCCCATGACCATCGCCTGCTTGCTGGAGAATACTTATCGGGCTTGTGTAAAGCAACTTTCTATTCCCTCTCCCTCTGGGAGAGGGCTAGGGTGA
- the dcd gene encoding dCTP deaminase, with translation MGIMPDSWIRAQAAGGMIEPFVENLTREGVISYGVSSYGYDARVSDEFKIFTNIDSAVVDPKEFSPKGFVDRKSDVCIIPPNSFALARTVEYFRIPRDVLVVCVGKSTYARCGIIVNVTPLEPEWEGHVTLEFSNTTPLPAKIYANEGACQFLFLKGDSVCDLSYGDRKGKYQGQKGVTLPRIEKIAEQVA, from the coding sequence ATGGGGATTATGCCAGATAGCTGGATTCGGGCTCAGGCGGCGGGTGGAATGATAGAGCCGTTCGTTGAGAATTTAACACGTGAAGGGGTTATATCGTATGGTGTCTCATCGTATGGGTATGACGCTAGAGTATCTGATGAATTTAAGATTTTTACGAATATTGACTCAGCGGTGGTAGATCCTAAAGAGTTTTCCCCGAAGGGATTTGTGGATAGAAAGAGCGATGTTTGCATAATTCCACCGAATAGTTTCGCGCTGGCGCGTACGGTTGAGTATTTTAGGATACCACGTGACGTTTTGGTGGTTTGTGTGGGTAAATCAACTTACGCCCGTTGTGGGATAATAGTAAATGTAACTCCGCTTGAGCCAGAGTGGGAAGGGCATGTTACCCTAGAGTTTTCTAATACCACACCACTACCTGCCAAGATTTACGCTAATGAGGGGGCGTGTCAGTTTCTGTTCTTAAAGGGTGATTCAGTATGTGATTTGTCTTATGGTGACCGTAAGGGAAAATATCAGGGGCAAAAAGGTGTTACCTTGCCACGTATAGAAAAAATAGCCGAACAAGTGGCTTAG